The following coding sequences lie in one Arachis ipaensis cultivar K30076 chromosome B03, Araip1.1, whole genome shotgun sequence genomic window:
- the LOC110269380 gene encoding uncharacterized protein LOC110269380, which translates to MTPFWLVYRKAYHLLVEVKHKAYWAAKECNSELGGVGIERKLQLQELECIRLKAYENSRLYKEKVKVVHDKNIKRRKFRVGDQVLLYNSRLRLLPGKLRSRWDGPYVVEKVEPYGVVHLSNPSSPTFFKSMATV; encoded by the coding sequence ATGACTCCGTTCTGGCTAGTCTATAGAAAGGCTTATCACCTTCTGGTAGAGGTGAAACACAAGGCTTATTGGGCTGCGAAGGAATGTAACTCAGAATTGGGAGGAGTCGGAattgaaaggaaattgcaactgcaagaattggagtGCATTCGTCttaaagcttatgaaaactcaaggctctacaaagaaaagGTGAAAGTGGTACATGACAAGAACATCAAGAGGAGAAAGTTTAGAGTTGGGGATCAAGTCCTTCTCTATAACTCAAGGTTGCGATTATTGCCGGGCAAACTGAGGTCAAGGTGGGATGGACCATATGTGGTAGAAAAGGTTGAACCGTATGGAGTTGTCCACTTGAGTAACCCCTCAAGCCCTACCTTCTTCAAGTCAATGGCCACGGTTTAA